A window of Plasmodium malariae genome assembly, chromosome: 5 contains these coding sequences:
- the PmUG01_05028900 gene encoding conserved Plasmodium protein, unknown function has product MRTVLFNGPYIPDFDAGYNVQVNGMSVNFLKDPFCFRNNVVESMYYKQREQNNTINMGGENKKELNPTASTKFVEIPRYTYEERITNINDTIIHKNTFVPCKEPIYYYNEREEKVPIYEAKQIKYSPKSVEGGGKLV; this is encoded by the coding sequence ATGAGAACTGTTTTGTTCAACGGCCCATATATTCCTGATTTTGATGCTGGGTACAATGTTCAGGTGAATGGTATGAGtgttaactttttaaaagaCCCTTTCTGCTTTAGAAATAATGTAGTAGAAAGCATGTATTATAAGCAGCgagaacaaaataatactataaatatgggtggtgaaaataaaaaagaattgaaTCCAACTGCCTCTACAAAATTTGTGGAGATACCAAGATATACTTACGAAGAACgcataacaaatataaatgatacaATAATACACAAAAATACGTTTGTTCCATGTAAAGAGcctatttattattataacgaGAGGGAAGAAAAGGTCCCTATTTATGAGgcaaaacaaataaaatattcccCAAAAAGTGTTGAAGGGGGAGGAAAACTTGTATGA
- the PmUG01_05029000 gene encoding GTP-binding protein, putative, whose protein sequence is MRFMFKVLLLANVYYIIVLCFLKNSHSSKDNVFLYIQKKNVIFKILNFQKSKNVRKKCNRVVYMTNKENNEQTSEKGQEEEKKKKKSVKFYGFSHIYKHLNLDKGNLTHKEEENVGKAEEIEVVAGTDEDETGPSIEASSDAANMRNNSLLVKDDPNRIQKMKFENIYDYSSIFKEKEKKIEVRKYIGNIFQKLPKFKDNLKVIKDALLYLKFIEKGNLYLIKNVDKKSVNCEPYDDLSNTKRKKKGTKKDKIKLELTSIYNNINKEKHMKKRICKECCIKVDLYTKLLSRPLNNIYNLHKNIKKFLHPFQYSLYENAVTILYKDGEVTNSLSDVLNNILDIRKLITITGKTYAGQLKYLKTCREIFKKLNEAIVDLNIILQSGRKWLDLYNSYIKKIRKIKYIDITQPAISIIGCTNVGKSSILNSITNSKSRIADYNFTTKEFNLGHYSFTNESDILTTQIMDLPGLINRSEDKRNIMEKLSLSSLKNIPSGVIYVFDPLKKDDHKFSSLKSQIDIRYYLRGLFPFRPWIDVITKSDLINFDQVDIPKDIKENALFVSAMNKDSLLPLKDKINEITLKLNNFLSKHTME, encoded by the coding sequence atgagATTTATGTTTAAAGTTCTACTACTAGCAAATGTGTATTACATTATAGTTTTGTGTTTTTTGAAAAACAGTCACTCAAGTAAGGacaatgtttttttatatatacaaaaaaagaatgttatcttcaaaattttgaattttcaaaaaagtaaaaatgtacgtaaaaaatgtaacagGGTTGTGTATATGACgaataaggaaaataatgaGCAGACAAGTGAAAAAGGCCAAgaggaggaaaaaaaaaaaaaaaaaagtgtaaaattttatgggttctcacatatatataaacatttaaatttGGATAAAGGTAACTTAACACATAAGGAGGAAGAAAATGTAGGAAAAGCGGAAGAAATAGAAGTAGTAGCAGGAACAGATGAGGACGAAACAGGCCCCTCTATAGAAGCGAGTAGTGATGCTGCAAATATGAGAAACAACAGTCTACTAGTCAAGGATGACCCGAATAGGATACAGAAAATGAAGTtcgaaaatatatatgactaCAGCagtatatttaaagaaaaggaaaaaaaaattgaagtgagaaaatatatagggaatatttttcaaaaacttCCTAAATTTAAGGACAACTTAAAGGTTATTAAAGACGCGTTATTATATCTGAAGTTTATAGAAAAAgggaatttatatttaattaagaaTGTTGATAAGAAGAGTGTAAATTGTGAACCTTATGATGATTTGTCCAAtacgaaaagaaaaaaaaaaggaactaaaaaagataaaataaaattagaattaacgagtatttataataatataaataaagaaaaacatatgaaaaaaaggatatgtAAAGAATGTTGTATTAAAGTTgatttatatacaaaactTTTATCGAGgcctttaaataatatttataatttacataaaaatataaaaaaatttttacaccCTTTTCAGTATAGTTTATATGAAAATGCAGTAACgatattatataaagatgGAGAAGTAACAAATTCGTTAAGTgatgttttaaataatattttagataTTAGAAAATTAATTACAATAACAGGAAAAACATATGCTGGTCAgctgaaatatttaaaaacatgtagagaaatttttaaaaagttaaatgaAGCTATAGTAGatcttaatattattttacagtCAGGTAGGAAATGGTtagatttatataattcgtatataaaaaaaataagaaaaataaaatatatagatataacaCAACCTGCTATATCAATTATAGGTTGTACTAATGTAGGAAAAAGTAGTATTCTTAATTCTATTACTAATTCTAAATCACGGATAGCTGATTATAATTTCACTACTAAAGAATTCAATTTAGGCCATTATTCATTTACAAATGAAAGTGATATATTGACAACACAAATTATGGACTTACCAGGTTTAATAAATCGATCAGAAgacaaaagaaatattatggaaaaattatctctttcttctttaaaaaatataccttCAGGagttatatatgtttttgatcctttaaaaaaagatgatCATAAATTCTCTTCTTTGAAATCACAAATTGATATTCGATACTATTTAAGAGGATTATTTCCTTTTAGACCATGGATTGATGTCATAACAAAATCGGATCTAATAAACTTTGATCAGGTCGATATACCAAAAGATATAAAGGAAAATGCTCTCTTTGTCTCTGCAATGAACAAAGATTCTTTACTACCCCTGAAggataaaattaatgaaataacaCTCAAACTGAACAATTTTTTGAGCAAGCATACAATGGAATGA